CTCGGCCACGGCAGCGGCGGCACCGTCTATTTAGTCCGCCACCTCCCCACCTCCTCCCTCTTCGCCCTCAAAGTCCTCcacagcaacagcaacagcagtACCAATCATGAGGCCGACGTCCTCGCCCGCGTGGAGGACTGCCCCCACGTCGTCCGCTGCCACGGCGTGCTCGACGTCGCCGGCCTCTGCTGCCTCGTGCTGGAGTACATGCCCGGCGGCTCCCTCCTCGACGTCCTTCGCGCCCGAGGAAGGCTCTCCGAAGAGCTCATCGCGTGGGTGGCCAAGTGCGTGCTCCGGGCGCTCCTCCACCTCCACGCCGCCGGCGTCGTGCACGGCGACGTCAAGCCCTCCAACCTCCTCATAAGCCGGCAGGGGGAGGTCAAGATCGCTGACTTCGGGGCCAGCCGATTGGCGACGTCGGAGGAGGCGGCGTGCGAGGAGGGCACGCGCGCGTACATGAGCCCGGAGCGGCTCGACTCGGAGGGGTTCCAAGGGGAGGCCGGGGGATTCGCCGGGGACGTGTGGGCCCTCGGGGTGGTGCTGCTGGAGTGCCTCGTGGGGCGGTTGCCCCTCGCGGGACCCGGGATAACGTGGGCGGTGTGCCTGGGCGGGGGCCCGCAGCTGCAGGTCCCCGAGGGGGAGGCGTCGCCGGAGCTGAGGAGCTTCGTCGGCAGGTGCCTGGAGAGGGAGTGGAGGAGGAGGGCCACGGCGGCCGAGCTCCTCGCCCACCCCTTTGTCGCCAAGTGCGGTGACTGCGCCACCGCCGCATGGACccagaaattaatttaattaataactaGTTCGTTAATTAACTAGTTGATAGTGAGAGATTTTAATGCACGTACAATAAGGACGAACGAACAAAGAATATGAAAAACAACAAGGTGGGTtctaataattttcttttcttttcttttctttttttgttttccgtTTCCTCTACAGTTGAAGAGCTGGTACTAAAAAGGACTGAACTCATCAGGAGCTGTAAGAAAACAGTTTTAGCTCACCATTACTAGGCGAGAATAATATCTATCCATTTGACTATGGTATTCAAACGTTCTATTTTCTCCTGCACCCGCTAAGCCATACATCATCCTCCTTAACTTCTAATAAAAAGTTATGGAGGTGACTGTCTCGTTAACTGAAAAACTGTCtgcaaaagcaagaaagaaggTGGATTAGGGATCAAAGACATGAAATCCATGAATGTAGCGTTACTCACCAAGTGGTGGTGGCGCTTCTTTACCGAGCCAAATCTTTTTTGACGCAAATTGATAAGTTCCTTTTACTACTCCAGAAGAAGGCCATTGCATGAGAGTATAGCCTTCGTCCCCTACTCCCAGTGGTGGTAGAGTATGGTACGTTGCCGTGAGTTGTTTATTTGTAGAGTAACCTTCGAGCTAAGCGATGGAAGAAACATCAGGATGTGGTCTGATATCTGGATCGGGAAAACCCCAATTCGTATCCTATTCCCGACCATTTTCGAGAAGATCACGAACAAAGAGGCCCGAATAAGCCAATGCTGGAACTCTAACGGATGGAGATGGCGCTACATCCGCCATGGCTTCCCAGTGTCCCAATCTGTCGAAAGCCGCAGACAGTACACGTTGTTGAAGGATCTGCTACAACTCCACAGTCCAAGCAATGGTGCTGACTTGATCAAGTGGCGATGGTCCTCCAGCCAGCAGTTCTCAGTCAGGTCACTCTACCAGTTCGCCTCAGATGCCGGAATGCGAATACCGATGTTCCAACACATTTGGAGCTTAAAAATTCCAATCAAAATCAAAGTCTTCATTTGGTTGTTACTCCGGAAAAGACTACCTACCGCTGACAAACTGCTCAACCGAGGCATGCCTGTAGACTCACAATGTATCTTCTGCGCGGTTCAAACGGAAAACTGCGACCATCTCTTTTGTAATTGCGTCTTCTTCAGATTCCTGCTACTCTGTATCGATGAACTGGAGACACCAGAGCACACCACGAGTGATGTCCGAAATCTCTGGATCGGAGCTTCAGCCAACCCCGTCAAGTCGAAGAGGTCAGTTTGCTTGACCCTTCTGGCAGCGATTTGGTGGGTGGTCTGGAGGGATAAAAATCACTCTATCTTTCGTGGATCGGTACCCAACGCTTCTCGTTCGCTAGAGTGTGTCAAACTACTCATGAGTAGCTGGTCAGCCGTGCTGTAAAGTGCttctttactttcttttcttcttttctttatttcttttcttccccTGCCTCCGCCCTCATCTTTTGCTTGTCACCCCCCCCTCCATTTTTTTGCCTGTATCTCGGAAGCCTTAGCTGCTTCCAACATGTACGCTCAGTTCATTtaacttaatgaatgaagcaggaagcttactacctatttctcaaaaaaaaagtttattttcttACCACaagataataaaagagaaagaagcagCAGCCCTGATTAAggagttcaaattaaaatctttaGACGTGAGCAGAAGTGGTTTGAATGGATGCCTCATCTATAAAAGAGTGAAAAAGTTCCTCCAAAAGTTGTTGATTTAGACCCCTCTGCATTCCAAACATAACAAAGGAATATCTaatttaacttcttttttttcttcttaatttcaAATACAATACTTGACAGATAGTCaaccataaaaagaaaaactaatttctaattagtaattacccacaattaaaatactaaaaatcatcaaaaagaTATTATTCTGCGAGGACCATTTTGAGGATATGCATATATAGTATGCTTATGGAGCAATAGTACCAAGGCTGTGGACTGTGCAACCTTCCCAATTCAAGTACATTACTAGGCCAATGAAGaacctttttattttcactCCGAAGCAAACACACGCAGTTCCGTGCTAGCCATTGATGCTCGACTTACTATATTGGAGATCACCATTTGAAATGAGAAGTAGAACCGACAAAATATGAGATCAGATGCTGTGCAAAGCAAAcggtaataaatattttgttcttttgacaacaaaagaaaacagaaaGGAGGAAGCAATGCAAACTTCTCCGTTATCCATTATTATGAAGTTCAACAAGTAATGGACTTCTGAAAACAGGCACCGCGTGCCGGGAAGTAAGTTTAAGAGACAAAAAACCATTTAAACAAGTGGTTGGCACTGCCCTCATTTACCCTGACCGCCTGCAAATAAGAACCACACAAGTATTATTCTTAAAATCATGTACATTTTCATAATtacttttatcaaatttggaACAAAGCAGATTCACCCCTACGAACCATAGgttcttttctctctatttaAGCAGCTACTCAgtgaaagacaaaaaaaaagaaaaagaaaattgaagaacAGTCATATAGGAGTTATAATTCACACATTAGCATAGACTGTTTTCTATTGTTAATGTCGAAGTCATGGTGCCGATATTTCAATACCTTATTTATCTATCTAGTTAAGTGATTAACAGACTCAATTCGGGAGCGCAGattacttttctcttttctcacaTCCAACAGACTTTGTTCCCCATGccaatttaatttctttttcctttttttgtagGAGAAAATATCTATAATTTTAGTATTTGCGATATAAGCCAGTTTTATGTTTTCTCTATTATACACACCATCTTTCTCACCTTAGAATGTGCAGACATCTAGCTCTGATTCTACAACAGATCATATGGCAATTCATGGTcgttaattttgaatttgatcctCCAATCATTTCCACTCCATCTGATTAGCGCTCTAGAACTTCTTCATCAACTGATTTTCAAAATCTAAGGCTCTAAAGGTACTCTTAAATGCTTCAAAAAACAGATGGTAAAATGGTAATGGAACAGTCATGATAATAGATGGCCTTGACGAGAAATACCAGATGATTACAAGACACAACCTATTATTCTACAAAAATCCTCTACTAAACAACCATGCTTAAGCCTACATTTTCAAGTAAACTACCTGATGTCATCTTGGTAAATTGACACCAGTTGCGTAAAACTGAAATTTTTTAGTACTCCACTATCAGACCTGTTTTTATGCCGCATTTCACAAATGTCCCTTCGTTACTGAAGGTCCATTTATCAGTTTGTTGTCGGGAAGAATAAAGAAAATTGGCTAAAGAAGTGTAAGAAGATTGAATATCCCAAAATCCAAGGAAATAAATCACCTCAAAGGTGAAATATGCCATCTTGAAAATCATAATTAGGACCTCAGGACCTAATTATCAAAGTATATCTATCATGTCCCAACATCCAAACAGGACCTCAGTGAACAAAAACAAGTTTTGTTACAGAAATGACAACTCAGCGTGAGCTAGAGTTCACAAGGCAATGAAATTTAAATACGTAAGTTAGATTTTAAGAGAGATCAGGGATTTTTGACataaatataagataaatttgTGTAGAGTGAGCCCCTAGAAGATCAAGAGGATGTGGAATAAGGGGTTGATTTAAGGACTTTAGGCAGTGTTTGGGGATTCCTATGATTCCATCCCAACGAAGGGGGTAAATAATCCTTGATGGGTATTATAGTATGACGTGTTATCTCCTCCACTGTACTTCACTGGGGTTTAGCCAGGATAGAGCAGAATAATGCGCTGCCAATGGGGATATCATTATTCCATCTTACTCCATGGAATTACCGCCCTACGGCACCACTGCATAAGGGACAATTGGGTAGAGCCATGTTGGATGTAAATTCTACAAATCCTAACGGCATATAATCAGAGTAAGAGACGTTGAGTATACTTCTCACAATCCACTATCACTTCCCAACTAAACAGTATCTTAATGGACCAAATACTGaaggagaaacaaaaaaaaaaaaagaaaaaaaagaaaaaggaatttgATGTGCAGTGTCAAAGATAAATGAAGATTTTGTTCAGAAATGCCTTGGCAACCAGTCAGAAATTACGAAAGGCATCGATATCAATGTATATATTAGTTTAGTTCAGATGATAAAATAAGGAACCGACATTTTGGGGCGTGTGATTATGGTGATCAGAAAGATAGGTTGTGATTCAAAATCTATCACGCAGAAACAGAAGTTACAGAACATGCACGTAATTCGAATAACACTAATAACTGCATTAGCACCAATTGGAATCAAGAGATGTACACCACCGAATTAGACGAGAAAATGGACATAGCAAAGAAGTTCAGCGCAGCATCAGCACTAAATAAGAAGAGGAAAGGGGTCTCACCTCACCGCAGCTTAATTGACTTGTTCTCCTCCTTATTCTTCTTGAGAAGGGAGGAAGAACTAATCAATCATCAAGATCCTTTTTGGGCCCTGGAACGTGCCAACAGGAACAGATCAAAAACACgcaaagaaaccctagaagaTGAAGGGAAGGAGATGGATGAGGAGATGGGGACCGTGGAGTTCGGGGGGGCGGGAGTCCTTGCCCCAGCCGACGCCGCGGGTGGCGTCGAGGTACTGGCGGGCGAGGTGGCGGCACTTCTGGATGTGGTTGACGCCCTCGATGCGGTAGCACCAGCGGAGGCGGTCGCGGAGGATCTTGGCCGTCTCGATCTGGATCCACTTCTCCCGCACCAGGTGCTCCCGCATCTCCAGCATCGCCACCGGGTCCCCGTACGGATTCGCCGGGTCGAACCCGTCCGGCGCCTGCTCGTCGAACTCCACCTTCGCCTTCCGCACCATGATCAACgcacgcgcgcacacacacacacacactctctctctctctctctctctctctctatctccacgGCTCTGGTGCTTCCCCAGTCGCTATTTAATCCGTGCTTCAAGATTCGTGCGTGATTTTGCCCCTTTTTTGGTCTCTTATTAAGAAAGCTTTTACGGCCCAGCCCTGCACAGCGAAACCCAACCCGTAAAGGACCGGCCCAAATTTCCCTCCTAGATTGCCGGCACTATTTTCCTGCTAATGCCTAGTTCGGCGTAAAACTAACCtaataattattttcaaatgtaaaaaaatttatttttgcttatttGGCTCAAcgtaaaattactttttatgaatttggagaaaattaaagtttttattttcttttacttatttTCGACAAGAAATGAAAACTTAAACTGCATAAAATTTAGGTTAATTACACCGGTAGTTCCCAACCTTCGCACCAATTTTCACCTGAGttccaactttttcttttcttttctttttttacaattgagtccctaatctcttaattttattacaattatgTTCCAATCgttaaaaaaactgttaaaTTAACATAATCGCCACGTCAGCGTCTATTTGGCAATCTTTTGTATGTCATCTTAGGTCCCTAAATTTTGCACGTTTTTTATGTTAgtccataaaaataaaaattcaaaattttaaatttaaattcaaaaataagattaaaattaaaagtttaaactaacaagaaattagaattttgaatttgaatttaaagctgaattaaaattttgaattgaaaatcaaattttaaatttaaatttatacttgaatctaaattttaaattcaaacttaaaattttgattttgattttgatatttcaatttacatttaaaatgaaagttttaaaaccgaaatttaaatttaaaatctgaatttaaatttaaaatcatattcaaaattttgattttaaattttaaattttgaatttaagatttgatttcaattctaaatgtgaatttaaacttcgaattcaaattcacattttgaatttgaaatttcaaattgatgtttgaaattaaattagaatttagaattccaaatgtgaatttgaatttaaaattaaaaatttaaaattaaatacgaaattggaatttgaattttaatttaaatttgaatccaaaatcaaattttaaattttaaatttaaatcttaaattaatttttttttgaatttataaatttaatgggttaattacaccattggtcctcAACATTTGCATCGTTTTTTAATTTGGTCCCAACCTTGTTTTTTTTGTAATCCGCTGACACAGCGCCATCGTGGTGCTAACACGACGCCTCCGTAATGCTGACATAGCGCCTCCGTGGCACTGACATGATGCTGACGTAgtatttttcgtcaattttaatAACTACCTAATGACTAGtacttaattgaaataaaattaagagattagggacttgattgaaaaaaaaaatattgaggaccaaattgaaaaatagtgtaaaggttagggaccattggtgtcattaattttaaaattttttcatttgTTACTTTTCCATCGaaccaaaaaaatatagattttttgttttcctttcaactaaataaatgataatgaaaaataatttcctataaatcaaatactataaaatgtaaaaaaaaaaaaatcaatgaaaatttttttcacaaaaaaattattttttacgatTTTACGCTGAACTAAACGGACCCTAAAAGTAGATGAAAACCCTCCACGACAGGTCTATTTAAATAGCCTTCTCATTTTTACTACTTTTAATAGGAAgcttgttaaattttaaatttgatattataaacTAAGTAATTTTAGTTAAATTGAATGAAAGctaatcaaatttattaataattttctcaattaaagttttgaatgattttcaatatgttttttaaaaataaaattgattataTGCTAATAATAAAcagaattattaaatttaattaaatattttgagtaaattacctagaataatttaatttcaaggattaaaaattaaaataaaatttcttcagGAACGATcgttagaaaaaaatagttaaaataaacagttagaatGGGAAGTGTCCAAACTGAATACGCCCCTGAAATTGATACCTGTGGTAATTGGACCTATCACCTATAGATTAGAATGGgaataaaagattttttttttttaaatcaatattTTGCCAATTGCTATTAGTCTATTATTGTATTTGGCATTCACTAAGCCTTAATTTGATtcagatataagtaagaactatttatttaaaaaatatataaaaatttaggtATAAATAGGAATTAANATtaacttgttaaaatattattttattaataattaacatgTTGCTCCatcatattataaaatattccttgttaattaattaattaacttgttaaaatattattttattaataattaacatccttaagtaattaatttatttattaattaattttctgattaaataattaattatttaaagtaCTTATTCAATAATCAAcatttatattgattaattaatttataatttgactAATTTAAATATCTGATTgttattaactaatttatttattaatttattaaattacttgtgattaattaaagaaaaatttagGCTACACTGTTCAAAATGAGCTATAATTAAGTCATTTTTCGTAaagttttatcaattttataatttaaaattatacataaagattttaaatttattttattaaaaataatttaattttttaaattgttcaagttaaaaattttaaattattttagaaatatgcTTGGACTTTTGCTACATCAACCCTCATTAGTTGCTACATCAGAAATGAGGTCCTACACCTTACGTCATGTTAGATGACTAGCACTTCAAAATtgcacttcaaaatttaaatttaatttaatatgcgcaataataaaatatttaaacagcacaaatatatctaataaattatattCTTACATCTCTCGTAAAATTAAATATAGGTGTGTCTAGTGTCTACATTTGTAGACCCGCTACCGCAATCTGGAGGGCCGAGCAGGCAATTTGCCCACCaaagggataaaaataaaacaataacaaaaaacAGTATTTCACTGTTTATGTACCTTACCTGAGGCATTTGAAtcacattatctaaaattcatagatattaaaaaaaacacaaatttcgttcatagtaataaaaaaattaaaaattttttataattcctCCTACACTTAATTTGCACAATTATTATTGAAGATtataaaaattgcaaaattttattatagacCGAAATTTTATTATAGACCGATCCTTTGAAGATTATGAGTTTTGCTACCACAACCAATTTAAAAGATTCAAAACATCAGACTATCACACATTTTGGAACCTTTTGGTTGCGGGATCTTTTGGTTGCATGCAATTACAATTGCACAGCAGTTATAACCGcatacaaatacaaatttagtATTTGATTTAATCTATTTAACTTCAACTGCTACAGTAAAGACTGCCAGAAAAAATTCAACTAGTAATTGAAACTAAGCCCAAATTTACCATAGTTCAtgaaaaaataactttaaataaaatataaacttaccttctcaaaaataaacaaaaaatattttttttttacattcaaGTTAATTCTATCAtcatatatactagtgtagagacccgcgcgatgcagcgggtagataatagaaataaatttttaatattttaataaaatttatatttacattttataGAAGGCTATGACATGTTAAGCACAgtcaatttgcatgactaaattcagttgttaaaaaataaaataatagctagaagcatatgaaatacataaataataatttaacgtatctggcttaagaaaattttggttgGCGTCTCAGGCTCCAGTCTCCGcatcatactttttaatctatgaaagaaattttgcccacaacagtgtctactcaaaaaaatgatcataatatgaaaataaaacaaaaaacatcaatattaaaaaaactaatatttgtTTGGAGCACTTCTCTCACTCATCCAAACCTTATACATCTTCTTAATCTTCAGCTGGTAATTGCTCCTCGTGCCGAGTCATTGCTGGATTTCCATTATAACCTATGAACAAACACCTCATCTGTATCATCAAACTGCGATATCTAAACCGACACAGCCTTACCATCACATCAACCACAGAAACCCTAAttcttaaataatttgatttacCAAGAAGTTTCTGCGATTCTTGAGAAGTGAGCTCCCGCACAACATCCCCGCGAAGAGGAGGCTAGGACGGTGCTCCCCTCGGCCTAGTTGCGGGCGCGCGCGAGCCGTGCGAGGAGGcagccgaggcggcggcggttcaTGGCGAGCGACGGCTGCGGTGCAGACCGACCTAGTGAGCACTTATATGGGCCGCAACATAGCCGTATCAGCCACTACCTCCCATTGATTGTGACAACTTCTTCACCAGGTGAACATCACGATCAATTGTAGCCGACATCTATTTTCGCCACCTTCGAAGTCTCTTTCGCTCTTTTTCTCcttaatctctttctctctaccaGGTAAAGCAATTGAAGTTCCAAATtggaggggagtggattggagttacaaTGCTCACTAATTTGTGAAAtataatgcatgtaattaaatgtggagaggtgaagagttgagcatttagaagtggagattaatggtggaggggaatggattggagttacaaagGTCACTAATTGATAGAATATGATGCaatgtaattaaatgtggagaggTGAAGGGTTTAGCATAGCATTTAGAAGTGAGGATTAATGATGGAgaggagtggattggagttacaaagctcactaattggtagaatataatgcatgtaattaaaaatGGAGAGGTGAAGGGTTAAGCATTTAGAAGTGGAGAAGAaacgtaaattttatattagggATTCATATAAGAGATGGATATTATTTATTAACCTAAGAATGAAGGATTTGTTGCCACGTGGTAAGAAATATTGTGgattcattatgtttaatagataatagataaagataaaatttacaaaattatttccTAGCTGCACACagccaaacaaattatttgtaCTATATGAAGccaaatttagatataaaacTAGCAGAAGCAttagaaaaaagcaaaaatcacGAGTAAATGAGTCCTTAGACAGACTTCAGCATAAGTTATTATAACATACGCTTATACGGCCTCCTACATACTACAAGTTCCATCATAAGTTAAAACACAAGTAAAGTAGAACATCACTGGAATAGCGGAAACCTCCAGAGACCCGCAAGACTAAAATCTACTCAACAGCAACAGCACCATCCGGACCAATATTTTGGAGTGGCTGCCTGCATAGCAGACAGAGTTTCTTCTTCTGGATCTCTTGCCCGCTAGTAGCACCCACCTCTGATGGAAACTGTGTCGATTTGCCAAGCTGATGGACAGAAAGTTAGAAATTGAAATGCTGCACTGTTGAGAGAAAGAGAACGGGTCAGCTTGCTCACCTCATTTGCCCTGACCTCATTTGCACTGCTTCTCACTACCCTCCGGCAATAATTTCCAACTATCTCCTCATGTGTCATGTCGAAAAACTTGTTTAGCCCAACCCGGGAACGTGGTCCCTTAACCATTCGCTTCTCTGCACGGCACTTGTTTATAAAGTCCACATTTTCGCAAAAGATTGCAAATCGCCGCTCCTTCTCCGCAGCATCCGCATACGTGCGTTTGTACTTTTTGATCAATAGCTCAAACCTCCCTCACCTCACCATTTCTGTTGCCCAAGAGACGGCCTTGCCGGTGAGTCCATTGGCAAAGGTATTCATGCTGCTGCTGAGATGGAAAATAATTGTTTGTTTCGGTAGATCGAAAATAGAGACTccaaggagaaaaagaaatccAATAGACACATAGTATGAGGAAATCAATAGAATTCGAATGAAAAGTACTCGGGCAGTATTCATTTAGAAATGaaatctttttatttctaaaaacttgtTGAGAAATACTCCAAAATCTTTCAGAATTATTTACTTAAAATTGCATTAACTAGTGGAATCAAACAATAGGTAAACAAGATCTGCAATCTCTATAATTCTAGAATTTGCAGCAGCCGGATAGGACATAAAGAAGATAAAGTCGAATGTAATAACCCTAAAGAGGAAAATATGATTCAACACATCTGACTTGCATCAGGTGTACGACAAAAGCAGACGCATAAAAATTAGGTCAGAAAATGAAACTAATCACAAACATGTCAAATTAAAGTCG
This genomic window from Ananas comosus cultivar F153 linkage group 3, ASM154086v1, whole genome shotgun sequence contains:
- the LOC109708114 gene encoding mitogen-activated protein kinase kinase 10-like, whose product is MVSERRMHVKQALLEKLCLPTPSMAAAYPSSPQLFSLSDLEKLSVLGHGSGGTVYLVRHLPTSSLFALKVLHSNSNSSTNHEADVLARVEDCPHVVRCHGVLDVAGLCCLVLEYMPGGSLLDVLRARGRLSEELIAWVAKCVLRALLHLHAAGVVHGDVKPSNLLISRQGEVKIADFGASRLATSEEAACEEGTRAYMSPERLDSEGFQGEAGGFAGDVWALGVVLLECLVGRLPLAGPGITWAVCLGGGPQLQVPEGEASPELRSFVGRCLEREWRRRATAAELLAHPFVAKCGDCATAAWTQKLI
- the LOC109708116 gene encoding NADH dehydrogenase [ubiquinone] 1 beta subcomplex subunit 10-B-like encodes the protein MVRKAKVEFDEQAPDGFDPANPYGDPVAMLEMREHLVREKWIQIETAKILRDRLRWCYRIEGVNHIQKCRHLARQYLDATRGVGWGKDSRPPELHGPKKDLDD